A portion of the Mus pahari chromosome 17, PAHARI_EIJ_v1.1, whole genome shotgun sequence genome contains these proteins:
- the Shisal1 gene encoding protein shisa-like-1: MMTSCGQRSRNVLAVFSLLFPAVLSAHFRVCEPYTDHKGRYHFGFHCPRLSDNKTFVLCCHHNNTVFKYCCNETEFQAVMQANLTAGPEGYMHNNYTALLGVWIYGFFVLTLLVLDLLYYSAMNYDICKVYLTRWGIQGRWMKQDPRRWGNPARAPRPGQPAPQPQPPPGTLPQAPQAVHTLRGDTHSPPLMTFQSSSA, encoded by the exons ATGATGACCAGTTGTGGCCAGCGGTCCCGGAACGTGCTCGCGGTCTTCTCCCTGTTGTTTCCTGCAG TCCTGTCCGCACATTTCCGGGTCTGTGAGCCTTACACGGACCACAAAGGCCGCTACCACTTTGGCTTCCACTGCCCTCGGCTCTCGGACAACAAAACCTTCGTCCTCTGCTGTCACCATAACAACACCGTCTTCAAATACTGCTGCAACGAGACGGAATTCCAGGCGGTCATGCAGGCAAACCTCACAGCCGGCCCCGAGGGCTACATGCACAA CAACTACACGGCGCTTCTGGGAGTGTGGATTTACGGCTTCTTCGTGCTCACGCTGCTGGTCCTGGATCTGCTCTATTATTCCGCCATGAACTACGATATTTGCAAGGTTTACCTCACTCGGTGGGGGATCCAGGGACGGTGGATGAAACAGGACCCCCGGCGGTGGGGGAACCCTGCTCGAGCCCCTCGGCCAGGACAGCCGGCCCCACAGCCGCAGCCTCCCCCTGGTACCCTGCCGCAAGCCCCCCAGGCCGTGCACACACTGCGGGGAGACACGCACAGCCCACCCCTGATGACCTTCCAGAGCTCATCCGCCTG